One genomic segment of Helianthus annuus cultivar XRQ/B chromosome 14, HanXRQr2.0-SUNRISE, whole genome shotgun sequence includes these proteins:
- the LOC110908587 gene encoding UDP-glycosyltransferase 75C1, translating into MTGHRKNKILIVAYPNQSHINPTIRFANRLVKLGVDVTISTSFSVVRHINKQTTHHGLTFASFSDGHDNGQQPTTTLQQFISDFATKGACAVAKIISSAVAAGHPFDHLVYTTVLPWAAKVANAHGLESSLLWCQPATVLDIYYYYFNGNQELISCSHYNPTLPINLPGLPSLTTADLPSFLLSSCPKEHEFIQQNLKDHIDVLKISPRILVNTFDDLEIEPIRAIKKLVMIPIGPLVPSEFLEGNGPSYNSLSCDLFEKPKEDYIKWLNTKPKSSVVYVSFGSTTNLSIKQAEEMASGLFESGRPFMWVIREGIQAMNLSKIEVLKRQGMIVSWCSQVEVLNHQAIGCFLTHCGWNSTVEALAAGVPTVAFSQWSDQATNAKMIEDVWKTGVKVKRRQGDGMVERKEIKRCVEMVMEDEEIRRNARKWKELARKAFSNGGSSTINLQAFLDDA; encoded by the coding sequence ATGACAGGCCATCGAAAAAACAAAATCCTGATCGTTGCATATCCAAATCAAAGCCATATTAACCCAACCATCCGTTTCGCCAACCGTCTCGTTAAGTTGGGTGTTGATGTCACCATTTCCACTAGCTTCTCTGTCGTACGACACATTAACAAGCAAACCACCCATCACGGCCTAACCTTTGCCTCATTTTCCGATGGCCATGATAACGGTCAACAACCAACTACCACTTTGCAACAATTCATCTCGGATTTTGCTACTAAAGGGGCTTGTGCGGTCGCAAAAATCATTAGCTCCGCGGTGGCAGCAGGCCATCCGTTTGACCACTTGGTGTACACCACTGTCTTACCGTGGGCAGCAAAGGTGGCTAATGCCCACGGTTTAGAATCATCTCTCCTTTGGTGCCAACCAGCCACTGTCTtagatatttattattactatttcaatggcaatcaagaattgatatctTGTAGCCATTACAACCCAACGCTTCCTATCAATTTACCCGGACTTCCATCATTAACCACTGCTGATCTACCATCCTTCTTGTTGTCGTCCTGCCCTAAGGAACACGAATTTATTCAACAAAATTTGAAAGACCATATTGATGTACTTAAAATATCTCCAAGAATACTTGTGAACACTTTTGATGACCTTGAAATCGAGCCCATTAGAGCAATAAAAAAACTTGTGATGATTCCGATTGGACCCCTTGTTCCATCAGAATTCTTAGAAGGAAATGGTCCGTCATACAATTCACTCAGTTGTGATTTATTTGAAAAACCAAAGGAAGATTACATCAAATGGCTAAACACAAAGCCAAAATCATCTGTCGTGTATGTTTCGTTTGGAAGCACGACGAacttatcgatcaaacaggcagaGGAGATGGCATCTGGTTTGTTTGAAAGTGGTCGGCCATTTATGTGGGTGATCAGAGAGGGTATACAAGCGATGAATTTGAGTAAGATAGAGGTACTTAAAAGACAGGGGATGATAGTGAGTTGGTGCTCTCAAGTAGAGGTATTGAACCACCAAGCAATTGGGTGTTTCTTGACACATTGTGGGTGGAATTCGACGGTGGAGGCGTTGGCGGCCGGTGTTCCCACTGTTGCATTTTCACAGTGGTCAGACCAGGCGACCAACGCGAAGATGATTGAAGATGTTTGGAAAACAGGTGTTAAGGTGAAAAGAAGGCAGGGAGATGGAATGGTGGAAAGGAAGGAGATTAAAAGGTGTGTGGAAATGGTGATGGAAGATGAAGAAATTAGGAGAAATGCTAGGAAATGGAAGGAGTTGGCAAGAAAAGCTTTCAGTAATGGTGGATCATCTACAATTAACCTCCAAGCTTTTTTGGATGATGCATGA